The Ornithodoros turicata isolate Travis chromosome 9, ASM3712646v1, whole genome shotgun sequence genome includes a region encoding these proteins:
- the LOC135368276 gene encoding Golgi-associated plant pathogenesis-related protein 1-like isoform X1 gives MGQCCGKGPKDDSQGAMPGNVNGETKTVSTVTDPSGKVITTTTTRRVVSSTGQLPEFKDVPLDDQSGVTRVRRIVKRTIVRQPDGSEKVIEEVTVEGDPKLLPDSGSAKGKTSSTSLLKITQGPQGGTATRSPLIQPPQISGGQVKATDKQFREECLKRHNFYRANHGVPPLKHSDQLTKVAQDWADTLAKRDRFEHRPNNSYGENIYMSWSSDPNKEVPGAAAVDSWYSEIKDYTFGVEPRTLASGHFTQVMWKGSTEVGTARARSATGKILVVSNYSPAGNVVGHFAENVPPPRK, from the exons AAGGCGCCATGCCCGGGAACGTCAATGGAGAAACCAAGACAGTGTCCACGGTGACGGACCCG TCTGGTAAGGTGAtcacgacgacaacgacgagaCGGGTGGTTTCATCGACGGGTCAGCTGCCTGAGTTTAAGGACGTGCCACTGGACGACCAGAGCGGCGTCACTAGAGTCCGAAGGATTGTCAAACGCACAATCGTCCGACAGCCTGATGGCTCTGAAAAGGTCATTGAGGAAGTCACAGTGGAAGGAGACCCAAAGCTTTTACCAGACTCAGGG AGCGCCAAAGGAAAAACCAGCAGCACCAGTCTCCTCAAGATCACACAGGGACCACAGGGCGGCACGGCGACTCGGTCTCCATTAATACAGCCACCTCAGATCTCTGGAGGTCAAGTAAAAGCCACCGACAAGCAGTTCAGAGAGGAATGCCTCAAGCGGCATAACTTCTACAGGGCTAACCACGGCGTGCCTCCTCTCAAGCATAGTGATCAG CTCACTAAAGTTGCTCAAGACTGGGCCGATACCTTGGCGAAGCGCGATAGGTTCGAGCACAGGCCCAACAATTCGTACGGAGAGAATATCTACATGTCCTGGTCTTCGGATCCCAACAAGGAGGTTCCAG GAGCAGCAGCCGTTGACTCTTGGTACAGCGAGATCAAAGACTACACCTTCGGCGTAGAACCCCGCACCCTCGCATCGGGTCATTTCACCCAGGTGATGTGGAAGGGCAGCACAGAAGTGGGCACCGCTCGAGCTCGCAGCGCCACGGGGAAGATTCTCGTCGTTTCCAACTACAGTCCAGCCGGGAACGTTGTTGGACACTTCGCCGAAAACGTTCCACCCCCACGAAAGTGA
- the LOC135368276 gene encoding Golgi-associated plant pathogenesis-related protein 1-like isoform X2, with translation MPGNVNGETKTVSTVTDPSGKVITTTTTRRVVSSTGQLPEFKDVPLDDQSGVTRVRRIVKRTIVRQPDGSEKVIEEVTVEGDPKLLPDSGSAKGKTSSTSLLKITQGPQGGTATRSPLIQPPQISGGQVKATDKQFREECLKRHNFYRANHGVPPLKHSDQLTKVAQDWADTLAKRDRFEHRPNNSYGENIYMSWSSDPNKEVPGAAAVDSWYSEIKDYTFGVEPRTLASGHFTQVMWKGSTEVGTARARSATGKILVVSNYSPAGNVVGHFAENVPPPRK, from the exons ATGCCCGGGAACGTCAATGGAGAAACCAAGACAGTGTCCACGGTGACGGACCCG TCTGGTAAGGTGAtcacgacgacaacgacgagaCGGGTGGTTTCATCGACGGGTCAGCTGCCTGAGTTTAAGGACGTGCCACTGGACGACCAGAGCGGCGTCACTAGAGTCCGAAGGATTGTCAAACGCACAATCGTCCGACAGCCTGATGGCTCTGAAAAGGTCATTGAGGAAGTCACAGTGGAAGGAGACCCAAAGCTTTTACCAGACTCAGGG AGCGCCAAAGGAAAAACCAGCAGCACCAGTCTCCTCAAGATCACACAGGGACCACAGGGCGGCACGGCGACTCGGTCTCCATTAATACAGCCACCTCAGATCTCTGGAGGTCAAGTAAAAGCCACCGACAAGCAGTTCAGAGAGGAATGCCTCAAGCGGCATAACTTCTACAGGGCTAACCACGGCGTGCCTCCTCTCAAGCATAGTGATCAG CTCACTAAAGTTGCTCAAGACTGGGCCGATACCTTGGCGAAGCGCGATAGGTTCGAGCACAGGCCCAACAATTCGTACGGAGAGAATATCTACATGTCCTGGTCTTCGGATCCCAACAAGGAGGTTCCAG GAGCAGCAGCCGTTGACTCTTGGTACAGCGAGATCAAAGACTACACCTTCGGCGTAGAACCCCGCACCCTCGCATCGGGTCATTTCACCCAGGTGATGTGGAAGGGCAGCACAGAAGTGGGCACCGCTCGAGCTCGCAGCGCCACGGGGAAGATTCTCGTCGTTTCCAACTACAGTCCAGCCGGGAACGTTGTTGGACACTTCGCCGAAAACGTTCCACCCCCACGAAAGTGA